A region of Shewanella psychromarinicola DNA encodes the following proteins:
- the miaA gene encoding tRNA (adenosine(37)-N6)-dimethylallyltransferase MiaA — MNSVDKPKVIFLMGPTASGKTALAIEMATQHNCEIISVDSALIYRDMDIGSAKPSLQELQLAPHKLIDILDPSESYSAADFRRDALLAIEDIVSRGKTPLLVGGTMMYFKALLEGLSPLPAADNGIRQQILAQAQTQGWDALHQELCDIDPVAGERIHPNDPQRLSRALEVYRISGKTMTELTQTKSAALPYDVVQFAIAPTDRKILHQLIAKRFNMMLEQGFIEEVARLKARNDLHLELPSMRCVGYRQCWQYLDNEFDHTTMVEKATAATRQLAKRQLTWLRSWPDLQWLESGAEGNLVTLMQQSN; from the coding sequence GTGAACAGTGTCGATAAGCCAAAAGTGATTTTTTTAATGGGGCCTACCGCCTCAGGCAAAACGGCATTAGCCATTGAAATGGCGACGCAACATAATTGTGAGATTATCTCAGTCGATTCAGCATTGATTTATCGTGATATGGATATAGGGTCTGCTAAACCGAGTTTGCAAGAACTGCAATTAGCGCCGCATAAATTAATTGATATTCTTGATCCTAGCGAAAGTTATTCAGCGGCAGATTTTCGCCGTGATGCTTTATTGGCCATAGAAGACATTGTTAGCCGAGGTAAGACGCCTTTACTCGTGGGTGGTACCATGATGTACTTTAAGGCATTGTTAGAAGGTTTGTCACCTTTACCCGCTGCTGATAACGGCATTAGGCAGCAAATATTAGCTCAAGCTCAAACCCAAGGTTGGGACGCGCTGCATCAAGAGTTGTGTGACATTGATCCCGTCGCGGGAGAAAGAATTCATCCTAACGATCCACAACGATTGTCGCGAGCACTAGAGGTATATCGGATCAGTGGTAAAACAATGACTGAATTGACTCAAACGAAGTCAGCCGCTTTGCCGTATGATGTAGTGCAATTTGCTATTGCACCAACCGACAGAAAAATTTTACATCAATTAATCGCTAAACGCTTTAATATGATGTTAGAACAAGGTTTTATCGAAGAAGTTGCGCGTTTAAAAGCGCGTAACGATTTGCATTTAGAGCTACCGTCTATGCGTTGTGTTGGTTACAGACAGTGCTGGCAGTACCTAGATAATGAATTTGATCATACGACCATGGTCGAAAAAGCTACTGCAGCCACTAGGCAATTGGCCAAACGTCAATTAACATGGTTGAGGAGTTGGCCCGATTTACAGTGGCTTGAAAGTGGTGCAGAAGGAAATTTAGTTACGCTTATGCAACAAAGCAACTAG
- the hfq gene encoding RNA chaperone Hfq, producing the protein MAKGQSLQDPFLNALRRERVPVSIYLVNGIKLQGQVESFDQFVILLKNTVSQMVYKHAISTVVPARPFNVSAHQGTANGEESDVE; encoded by the coding sequence ATGGCTAAGGGGCAATCTTTACAAGACCCATTTTTGAACGCATTGCGTCGAGAGCGTGTACCCGTCTCTATCTATTTAGTGAATGGTATCAAATTACAAGGCCAAGTTGAGTCGTTTGATCAATTTGTTATCTTGTTGAAAAATACGGTAAGCCAAATGGTTTACAAACACGCTATTTCAACAGTCGTACCAGCACGCCCATTTAACGTTTCTGCTCACCAAGGTACTGCCAATGGTGAAGAAAGTGATGTTGAATAA
- the rsgA gene encoding small ribosomal subunit biogenesis GTPase RsgA: MSKKKPLSQGQLRRMRANQTKRLKRNDDNTQHAELQDNLLGPEQAGVVISRFGQHADIETANGMVSRCNIRRAVTSLVTGDKVVVRLATEVQSGSSIGGIVVAVHPRKSSLTRPDLYDGVKIIAANIDQILIVSSVLPSFTTQIIDRYLVASEDTDIRPIIILNKIDLLDDTNRDEIERALTRYQDIGYPVYRISSHTGEGVDDIKDLLNNKVSVFAGQSGVGKSSLINALMPEAELLIGDVSDNSGLGQHTTTTAKLLHFISGGDLIDSPGIREFALWHLDAIRVGWCFIEFRDFLGTCKFRDCKHGDDPGCALQQALADGKITKDRFSNYQRIIASLDEQRHARHFRAIDE; this comes from the coding sequence GTGAGTAAAAAGAAACCCCTAAGTCAGGGCCAATTACGCCGAATGCGCGCTAATCAGACTAAGCGATTAAAGCGCAATGACGATAACACTCAACATGCCGAGTTACAGGACAATCTGTTAGGTCCTGAGCAAGCTGGTGTGGTTATTTCTCGCTTTGGTCAGCATGCCGATATTGAAACTGCAAACGGTATGGTATCGCGATGTAATATTCGTCGCGCGGTCACCAGTTTAGTCACGGGTGATAAAGTCGTGGTAAGACTCGCGACTGAAGTCCAATCCGGCTCCAGTATCGGTGGTATTGTCGTAGCCGTTCACCCACGAAAATCTTCTTTAACTCGACCAGATTTATACGACGGCGTAAAAATTATTGCCGCCAACATCGATCAAATCTTAATTGTGTCATCGGTTTTGCCTAGCTTTACCACCCAAATTATTGATCGATATCTAGTGGCTTCTGAAGATACCGATATTCGACCTATCATCATTCTGAACAAAATTGATTTATTAGATGATACCAATCGTGATGAAATCGAACGAGCTTTGACACGCTACCAAGATATTGGTTATCCGGTTTATCGGATCAGTAGCCACACAGGCGAAGGCGTAGATGACATTAAAGATTTACTCAATAACAAAGTCAGTGTTTTCGCTGGTCAATCAGGAGTTGGAAAGTCTTCCTTAATCAATGCTTTAATGCCAGAAGCTGAACTATTAATTGGCGATGTGTCCGATAACTCAGGTTTAGGTCAACACACGACCACCACGGCCAAGTTACTGCATTTTATCAGCGGGGGTGATTTAATTGATTCACCTGGTATACGCGAATTTGCATTATGGCATTTAGATGCCATCAGGGTTGGTTGGTGTTTTATCGAATTTAGAGATTTTTTAGGAACATGTAAGTTTCGCGATTGTAAACATGGCGACGACCCAGGTTGTGCTTTACAGCAAGCATTAGCTGATGGAAAAATAACCAAAGACCGTTTTAGTAATTATCAACGTATTATTGCCAGTTTAGATGAACAACGTCATGCACGACATTTCCGTGCAATTGATGAATAA
- the hflK gene encoding FtsH protease activity modulator HflK — MAWNEPGNKGNKDPWGNKGGNDKGPPDLDEVFRNLSKRFGGKGGNSASGLPFNSSLLIVFVVIALIIWALSGLYTVKEAERGVLLRFGDHIGEVSSGLHWKATFIDEVITVDVETVRSIPASGRMLTSDENVVNVELVIQYSVSDAYSYLFSAVDANSSLSEATDSALRYVIGHNRMDDILTTGRDGIRRDTWTELERIIEPYKLGLKVRDVNFLPARPPEEVKDAFDDAISAQEDQQRFIREAEAYAREIEPKARGQVERMTQQASAYKQREVLEAQGKVARFEKLLPEYKAAPDVTRNRLYINAMQSVLADTNKVLIDTKNSGNLMYLPLDKLMDSSKNPRNQVQPETERHINSGSGDGVNTPITSMSSDGRLSREDRLRQGRN, encoded by the coding sequence ATGGCTTGGAATGAGCCCGGTAACAAGGGGAACAAAGACCCTTGGGGAAATAAAGGTGGTAACGATAAAGGGCCACCGGATCTTGACGAAGTCTTTCGTAACCTATCAAAACGTTTTGGTGGCAAGGGGGGCAATAGCGCCTCAGGTCTACCATTTAATTCATCTTTATTGATTGTATTTGTCGTTATTGCCTTAATTATTTGGGCATTGTCGGGTTTATACACGGTTAAAGAAGCTGAGCGTGGTGTGTTACTTCGTTTTGGTGATCACATCGGTGAAGTGAGTTCCGGTTTACATTGGAAAGCCACTTTTATTGATGAAGTGATTACCGTCGACGTGGAAACGGTCCGTTCGATTCCAGCATCTGGCAGAATGCTGACATCTGATGAAAACGTCGTGAATGTTGAACTCGTGATTCAATATAGCGTATCAGATGCTTATTCATATTTATTCAGTGCTGTTGATGCCAATTCGAGTTTAAGCGAAGCGACCGATAGTGCGTTGCGTTATGTCATTGGCCATAATCGTATGGATGACATTTTAACCACTGGACGTGATGGTATTCGTCGTGATACTTGGACAGAGTTAGAGCGTATTATTGAGCCGTATAAACTAGGCTTAAAAGTTCGTGACGTTAACTTTTTACCCGCTCGTCCTCCAGAAGAAGTGAAAGATGCATTTGATGATGCTATTTCAGCTCAGGAAGATCAACAACGCTTTATTCGCGAAGCTGAAGCCTATGCGCGTGAAATTGAACCTAAAGCGCGTGGCCAAGTAGAACGAATGACACAGCAAGCTAGTGCTTATAAACAGCGTGAAGTTCTTGAAGCTCAAGGTAAAGTCGCTCGATTTGAGAAGTTATTACCTGAGTATAAAGCTGCGCCTGATGTGACCCGTAATCGTTTATACATTAATGCGATGCAATCCGTGCTGGCTGATACTAATAAAGTACTCATTGACACGAAGAATAGCGGTAATTTAATGTATTTACCTTTGGATAAACTGATGGATTCTTCTAAGAATCCGCGCAATCAAGTACAACCTGAGACGGAGCGTCACATTAATTCGGGATCAGGTGATGGTGTCAATACGCCTATTACGAGCATGTCGTCTGATGGTCGTCTCAGCCGCGAAGATCGTCTTCGCCAAGGGAGGAACTAA
- the asd gene encoding archaetidylserine decarboxylase (Phosphatidylserine decarboxylase is synthesized as a single chain precursor. Generation of the pyruvoyl active site from a Ser is coupled to cleavage of a Gly-Ser bond between the larger (beta) and smaller (alpha chains). It is an integral membrane protein.), whose amino-acid sequence MDSIKIALQYMLPKHFLSRLVGKFAAAEVGVITTAGIKWFIKQYKVDMSEALQPEPEAYKTFNAFFTRALKPQLRPICQDSHFMAHPVDGAISQCGSIDARNIFQAKGHSYTTEALLGGDKNDAARFDDGDFATIYLAPKDYHRIHMPITGTLSKMTYVPGDLFSVNPLTAQNVPGLFARNERVVAIFETEAGPLAMVLVGATIVASIETIWSGTVTPPGGKQVFSWDYPTTGPEAVTLEKGAEMGRFKLGSTVVMLFAQDAIATFADGVEPGETTRMGQPFAKFNQQ is encoded by the coding sequence TTGGACTCAATTAAAATTGCTTTGCAATACATGTTGCCAAAACACTTTCTGTCGCGCTTAGTGGGCAAATTTGCCGCTGCAGAAGTAGGCGTTATCACCACGGCAGGGATTAAATGGTTTATCAAACAATACAAAGTTGATATGTCAGAAGCATTGCAACCTGAGCCCGAAGCCTACAAAACCTTCAATGCCTTTTTTACCCGGGCATTAAAGCCTCAACTGCGACCTATCTGCCAAGACAGCCATTTCATGGCGCACCCGGTTGATGGGGCGATAAGTCAATGTGGTTCAATTGACGCTCGCAACATTTTCCAAGCCAAAGGTCACAGTTATACGACCGAAGCATTATTAGGGGGTGATAAGAATGATGCTGCACGTTTTGATGATGGCGATTTTGCCACTATTTACTTGGCTCCAAAAGATTACCACCGGATCCACATGCCAATCACAGGTACATTATCAAAAATGACTTATGTGCCAGGCGATTTATTCTCGGTTAATCCTCTTACGGCTCAAAATGTGCCCGGACTATTTGCCCGTAATGAACGTGTGGTGGCTATTTTTGAAACCGAAGCAGGCCCACTTGCAATGGTACTGGTAGGTGCAACAATTGTAGCCAGTATTGAAACAATTTGGTCCGGTACAGTGACCCCACCAGGTGGTAAGCAAGTGTTTAGCTGGGACTATCCAACCACAGGCCCAGAAGCGGTTACCTTAGAAAAAGGCGCTGAAATGGGTCGTTTTAAACTAGGCAGCACTGTGGTGATGTTATTTGCGCAAGATGCCATTGCAACATTTGCTGATGGTGTCGAACCAGGTGAAACCACGCGTATGGGTCAACCATTCGCCAAATTCAACCAGCAATAA
- the orn gene encoding oligoribonuclease: MAVDANNLIWVDLEMTGLEPAVDRVIEIATLVTDQDLNIIAQGPVLAIYQTDAALAGMDDWNQKHHGQSGLIDRVRASKCSEQDAITQTIDFLSQYVPKGASPMCGNSIGQDRRFMNKYMSELEEYFHYRNIDVSTIKELVRRWSPETMNGFSKKNTHQALEDIKESIAEMQFYRTEVFKI; encoded by the coding sequence ATGGCTGTTGATGCGAATAATCTAATTTGGGTTGATTTGGAAATGACAGGCTTAGAACCCGCTGTGGATCGAGTTATTGAAATTGCCACCTTAGTGACCGACCAAGACCTTAATATCATTGCTCAAGGCCCTGTACTAGCGATTTACCAAACCGATGCTGCTCTAGCAGGCATGGATGATTGGAACCAAAAACATCACGGCCAGTCAGGATTAATTGACCGTGTGCGCGCCAGTAAATGTTCTGAACAAGATGCGATAACACAAACGATTGATTTTTTATCTCAGTACGTGCCTAAAGGCGCATCGCCAATGTGCGGCAACAGTATTGGTCAAGATCGTCGCTTTATGAATAAGTACATGTCGGAGCTTGAAGAGTATTTTCATTATCGCAATATCGATGTGAGTACCATCAAAGAGTTGGTTCGTCGTTGGAGCCCTGAAACAATGAATGGCTTCAGTAAGAAAAATACTCATCAAGCATTAGAAGATATCAAAGAGTCTATTGCTGAAATGCAGTTTTATCGCACAGAAGTATTTAAAATTTAA
- the tsaE gene encoding tRNA (adenosine(37)-N6)-threonylcarbamoyltransferase complex ATPase subunit type 1 TsaE: MASLVKILENEQATVMLGQQIAQWIVPPLTIYLTGDLGAGKTTFSRGIIQSLGHQGAVKSPTYTLVEPYEFNDMDVFHFDLYRLADPEELEYMGIRDYFTDRSVCLVEWPDNGHGLLPGADIQVHLRYKESQRQIELQALSPAGQAILNKIK; encoded by the coding sequence ATGGCATCTCTGGTTAAAATCCTTGAAAATGAACAAGCTACAGTTATGCTTGGGCAACAAATTGCTCAGTGGATTGTACCTCCTTTAACGATTTATCTCACTGGGGACTTAGGCGCTGGTAAAACGACGTTTAGTCGAGGCATTATCCAAAGTTTGGGTCATCAAGGCGCGGTAAAAAGTCCGACTTATACTCTGGTAGAACCCTATGAATTTAACGATATGGATGTGTTTCATTTTGACCTATATCGATTAGCCGACCCAGAGGAACTTGAATATATGGGTATCCGTGATTATTTTACGGATCGAAGCGTCTGTCTAGTTGAATGGCCTGATAATGGTCATGGATTACTCCCTGGGGCTGACATCCAAGTGCATTTGCGTTATAAAGAATCTCAAAGACAAATTGAATTACAAGCCTTATCCCCAGCAGGACAGGCAATTTTAAATAAAATAAAATAA
- a CDS encoding N-acetylmuramoyl-L-alanine amidase, which translates to MTLKNTFFTTVLYMLLFLLPNVVWAANQLDSVRIWAAPESTRVVFDLTQAPKYDSFTLTGPHRLVVDIQDTGAKINLDKIANNSKIIKKIRFSSPPRKGILRLVMDLSKPVKSSLFTLPPTAPYGNRLVVDLEDSDGGSSAVQTVSRSSNQSARDIIVAIDAGHGGEDPGSIGPSGMHEKRVVLEIAKRLARKVDSTPGMRAVMTRSGDYFVNLNKRSELARNSKADLLISIHADAFTSPQPNGASVWILSMRRANSEIGRWLEQKEKHSELLGGAGEIIQNTDSEQYLAMTLLDMSMNSSMAISHSIAGDILSDLGSITHLHKRKPESASFAVLKSPDIPSLLVETGFISNPGEERLLSNGNHQQKLANAIYKGVLRYFQSNPPADTLLAKTLNMKHSVKRGESLSIIAQRYSVSISSLKSVNNLKSDVVRIGQTLVIPRT; encoded by the coding sequence ATGACTTTAAAAAATACGTTTTTTACCACTGTACTTTACATGCTGTTGTTTTTGCTGCCTAACGTGGTTTGGGCGGCCAATCAACTTGATAGCGTGCGTATTTGGGCTGCTCCAGAATCGACGCGAGTGGTGTTTGATTTAACTCAAGCGCCCAAATATGACAGTTTTACCTTAACCGGCCCTCATCGTTTGGTGGTCGATATTCAAGATACTGGCGCTAAAATTAATTTAGATAAAATAGCCAACAACAGTAAAATTATTAAAAAAATCCGTTTTAGTTCTCCGCCTAGAAAAGGCATATTGCGTCTTGTTATGGACTTATCGAAACCGGTAAAATCAAGTTTATTTACTTTGCCGCCAACAGCACCCTACGGAAACCGTTTAGTGGTCGACTTAGAGGACTCCGATGGTGGGTCGTCAGCAGTGCAAACGGTTAGTCGATCTTCTAATCAGTCAGCTCGAGACATTATTGTTGCCATTGATGCTGGTCACGGAGGGGAAGACCCTGGCTCAATTGGGCCTTCTGGTATGCATGAAAAGCGTGTGGTACTTGAAATTGCTAAGCGCCTAGCGCGTAAAGTGGATTCAACGCCAGGTATGCGCGCTGTAATGACACGCAGTGGTGATTATTTTGTTAATTTGAATAAACGCTCTGAATTAGCGCGCAATAGTAAAGCGGATTTATTGATATCTATCCACGCCGATGCCTTTACTTCACCACAACCTAACGGTGCTTCCGTTTGGATCTTGTCAATGCGCCGAGCCAATAGTGAAATTGGTCGATGGTTAGAGCAAAAAGAGAAACACTCAGAGTTGTTAGGCGGTGCTGGTGAGATCATTCAAAACACCGATAGTGAACAATATTTAGCAATGACTTTACTTGATATGTCGATGAACAGTTCGATGGCGATAAGTCATTCTATCGCGGGTGATATTCTTAGCGATTTAGGTTCTATTACCCACTTACACAAAAGAAAGCCTGAATCAGCAAGCTTTGCAGTGCTTAAGTCTCCTGATATTCCATCTCTTTTAGTTGAAACCGGCTTTATCTCTAACCCAGGTGAAGAGCGGTTATTGTCTAATGGAAATCATCAACAAAAGCTTGCAAATGCTATTTACAAAGGCGTGTTACGTTATTTTCAGAGTAATCCGCCAGCCGATACTTTATTGGCTAAAACATTAAATATGAAACACAGTGTTAAACGTGGTGAGTCTCTATCCATTATCGCCCAGCGTTACAGTGTGTCGATCAGTAGTCTAAAAAGTGTGAATAATCTTAAATCAGACGTTGTTCGTATTGGACAAACACTTGTGATCCCTAGGACATAA
- the hflX gene encoding ribosome rescue GTPase HflX yields MFDRYEAGETAVLVHIDFSDEERREDLIELQLLVESAGARSIGVITGSRRSPDRKFFIGTGKAEELAAMVAATEANVVIFNHALSPAQERNLELVCQCRVLDRTTLILDIFAQRARTHEGKLQVELAQLRHMSTRLIRGWTHLERQKGGIGMRGPGETQLETDRRLLRGRIKNINRRLDKVDKQREQSRRARKRSDLATVSLVGYTNAGKSTLFNALTSSDVYAADQLFATLDPTLRKLSLPDGAVILADTVGFIRHLPHDLVAAFKATLQETRQAEILLHVVDCADENMAENFDQVQNVLEEIDADEIPQLVVCNKIDLLENFAPRIDYGEDGKPERVWVSAQKRIGFDLLLKAITELIGQVICELTLKIPASAGHYLGQFYRLDAIQQKEYDDLGNCILSVRLSEADWRRLAKQSQGELEAFIFESSEVDTSC; encoded by the coding sequence TTGTTTGATCGTTATGAAGCGGGTGAAACAGCTGTATTGGTTCATATAGACTTTTCTGATGAAGAGCGTCGAGAAGATCTTATTGAGTTACAGTTGTTAGTTGAATCTGCTGGTGCTCGCTCTATTGGGGTGATTACTGGCAGCAGACGTTCGCCGGATCGTAAGTTTTTTATTGGTACCGGTAAAGCTGAAGAATTGGCTGCTATGGTCGCTGCTACTGAGGCCAATGTAGTTATTTTTAATCATGCATTGAGCCCTGCTCAAGAACGTAATCTTGAATTGGTATGTCAGTGTCGAGTATTAGACCGAACGACACTTATTCTTGATATTTTTGCTCAACGAGCAAGAACTCATGAAGGTAAGTTGCAAGTGGAGCTAGCGCAATTGCGCCACATGTCGACACGCTTAATTCGAGGTTGGACTCATTTAGAGCGACAAAAAGGTGGTATCGGGATGCGAGGGCCGGGTGAAACTCAGCTTGAAACAGACCGACGTTTATTACGAGGCCGGATCAAGAATATTAATCGTCGCCTTGATAAAGTGGATAAACAACGTGAGCAAAGCCGCCGAGCTCGTAAGCGCAGTGACTTAGCGACAGTGTCTTTAGTGGGTTATACCAACGCGGGTAAATCGACATTATTTAATGCGTTAACGTCATCGGACGTTTATGCTGCCGATCAGTTATTTGCAACATTGGATCCGACGCTACGTAAGTTATCATTACCTGATGGTGCGGTAATTTTAGCGGATACTGTTGGGTTTATTCGTCATTTACCTCATGACCTTGTTGCGGCATTTAAGGCCACATTACAAGAAACTCGACAAGCAGAAATTCTTTTACATGTCGTTGATTGTGCAGATGAAAATATGGCTGAAAATTTTGACCAAGTACAAAATGTATTGGAAGAAATTGATGCAGATGAGATTCCTCAATTAGTAGTATGTAACAAGATTGATTTACTTGAAAATTTCGCGCCCCGTATCGATTACGGTGAAGACGGTAAACCTGAGAGGGTTTGGGTCTCTGCGCAAAAACGCATTGGATTTGATTTGCTGCTTAAAGCTATAACCGAATTAATCGGTCAAGTTATTTGCGAGCTTACATTGAAAATACCTGCATCAGCAGGACATTATCTTGGCCAGTTTTATCGGCTAGATGCAATACAGCAGAAAGAGTATGACGATCTGGGGAACTGTATTTTGTCTGTTCGTTTATCGGAGGCCGATTGGCGCCGATTAGCTAAACAGAGTCAGGGGGAATTAGAGGCATTTATTTTTGAATCTTCAGAAGTAGACACCTCTTGTTAA
- the mutL gene encoding DNA mismatch repair endonuclease MutL, whose product MVIQLLPPQLANQIAAGEVVERPASVVKELVENSLDAGATRVDIDIDKGGSKLIRIRDNGAGIPKDELALALSRHATSKVHTLDDLEAILSFGFRGEALASISSVSRLTLTSKTAEQSEAWQAFAEGSQMDVKVTPAAHPQGSTIEVVDLFFNTPARRRFLKSDKTEFTHIDEWLKRIAIVRNDIHFTLTHNGKLVRQYRPANTEIQTQQRLAQICGKAFAEQALSIECEHDGLLLSGYLQSPHDSVITDTSFFYVNGRLIRDRLVNHAVKQAFAEYGIEHQPGYVLMLSLDPHQVDVNVHPAKHEVRFHQSRYVHDFILQTVQSALVQMPVLSLPDVELHHHDNVAPMHTESTLLHNANIVDTTEDAFTLNHEPDKAINSVSPFGSMHVPGKNNDLSGGYSAAIKPSYDKKPTIASSSGVNKTAIANYGQLLHTPMNTPVSYVNEVTTQVAMPPILAGEHWVICKDDKLSLLPIKQVLLTVRKEEVAAKFVNGLVSQPLLMPVSIAADLDWTETLVIRDLLLRQMGIELTIRFQQLIIKKVPPYLRESQLAIVIPELLQWLQLEQPIDSAIVAWLAQQSLSQFEPAPALWQRFCSLDEETKQICYDQEHILPWHNWMKDY is encoded by the coding sequence ATGGTCATTCAACTGCTACCGCCTCAACTTGCAAACCAAATCGCAGCCGGTGAAGTAGTTGAACGTCCGGCTTCTGTGGTCAAAGAACTGGTTGAAAATAGTCTTGATGCTGGTGCCACTAGAGTTGATATAGATATCGACAAAGGGGGAAGCAAGCTTATTCGTATTCGCGATAACGGTGCGGGCATCCCTAAAGATGAGTTAGCCTTGGCTCTATCGCGTCATGCTACCTCAAAAGTACATACACTAGATGACCTAGAAGCTATTTTAAGTTTTGGTTTTCGTGGTGAAGCTTTGGCCAGCATTAGCTCAGTGTCTCGGTTAACTTTAACCTCAAAAACCGCTGAACAATCTGAAGCTTGGCAGGCCTTTGCTGAAGGCTCGCAAATGGACGTTAAGGTCACGCCTGCCGCACATCCGCAAGGCTCAACGATTGAAGTGGTGGATTTATTCTTTAATACTCCCGCAAGACGTCGTTTTTTAAAAAGCGACAAAACGGAATTTACCCATATTGATGAGTGGTTAAAACGGATTGCGATTGTTCGCAACGATATTCACTTTACCTTGACACATAATGGTAAATTAGTTCGCCAGTATCGACCTGCCAATACCGAGATCCAGACCCAGCAACGATTAGCTCAAATTTGTGGGAAAGCCTTTGCAGAACAGGCGTTGAGCATTGAGTGTGAACATGATGGTTTATTATTAAGTGGTTATTTACAATCACCACATGACAGTGTCATCACAGATACCAGTTTTTTTTATGTCAATGGACGATTAATCAGAGATCGTCTGGTTAATCATGCCGTAAAACAAGCTTTTGCTGAATATGGCATTGAGCATCAGCCGGGATATGTGCTGATGTTATCGCTTGATCCACACCAAGTTGATGTGAATGTACACCCAGCCAAGCACGAAGTGCGTTTTCATCAATCTCGTTATGTACATGACTTTATTCTACAAACGGTACAGTCAGCGTTAGTGCAAATGCCTGTATTGTCTTTGCCTGATGTTGAATTACATCACCATGATAATGTCGCACCGATGCACACAGAGTCAACCTTGTTGCATAATGCCAATATCGTCGACACCACTGAAGACGCCTTTACCCTTAATCATGAGCCTGACAAGGCGATTAACAGTGTTAGCCCATTCGGTTCGATGCATGTTCCGGGAAAGAATAATGACTTATCTGGTGGCTATTCAGCTGCAATTAAGCCTAGTTATGATAAAAAGCCCACCATTGCATCTTCCTCTGGGGTCAATAAGACGGCCATTGCCAATTATGGACAATTGCTGCATACCCCGATGAATACCCCAGTATCATATGTTAATGAAGTGACGACTCAAGTTGCAATGCCACCCATATTAGCGGGTGAGCATTGGGTTATTTGTAAAGATGATAAGCTGTCATTACTGCCAATAAAACAGGTGTTGTTGACAGTGAGAAAGGAAGAGGTTGCAGCCAAGTTTGTTAATGGTTTAGTGTCTCAGCCATTATTAATGCCAGTGTCTATTGCAGCAGATTTGGATTGGACAGAAACATTAGTGATACGTGATCTATTACTGCGTCAAATGGGTATTGAATTAACAATTCGCTTCCAACAGTTGATAATTAAAAAAGTGCCCCCATATTTGAGGGAGAGCCAACTTGCTATTGTGATCCCTGAGTTACTACAATGGTTACAATTAGAACAACCTATAGACAGTGCTATTGTGGCTTGGCTTGCACAACAAAGTTTATCGCAATTTGAGCCAGCGCCAGCCTTATGGCAGCGGTTTTGTTCACTTGACGAAGAAACGAAACAAATTTGTTATGACCAAGAACACATATTGCCTTGGCACAATTGGATGAAAGATTATTAA